The following coding sequences are from one Paenibacillus sp. JDR-2 window:
- a CDS encoding spore germination protein — translation MTDVNRTESRNGELPAALSLFMEQIQARFGTSSDLIYRQLRIGAYQAVIIYIEGLSEPRYIIEAIHKDSSLFEAMDSGHPATCQQLLYERTITQGKVGFIRTYEELEAQLLSGNAIVYIEGATTALYVGAAALKQRAVQEATSQSVVRGPREGFTESLQENTALVRRRIQNPKLRNEYRKFGEQTNTGVSVMYVEGIADQQVLTELRRRLDKLKLDSVLESNYIEEMIQDKKYSPFPTVYNTERPDVVASALLEGRIAILVEGTPFVLIVPAVFAQFFQSSEDYYQRGDFASLVRLLRYVCFLVSLLTPSFYIAITTFHQEMIPTNLLVSLIGQREGIPFPAFIEAMIMEVTFEILREAGIRLPKSIGQSVSIVGTLVIGQAAVEAGLVSAAMVIVVSITAISNFALPAFNIGISVRMLRFIIMGISASFGLYGIIIAMIMIAMHLCSLQSLGVPYMKSMAPMNWNSQKDTFLRLSRRTVKKYFSKE, via the coding sequence ATGACGGATGTGAACAGAACAGAGAGCCGGAATGGCGAATTGCCAGCGGCTCTGTCTCTTTTTATGGAACAGATTCAAGCCCGGTTTGGCACAAGCAGTGATCTGATCTATCGACAGTTACGGATTGGAGCATACCAGGCTGTAATCATATACATAGAGGGATTAAGCGAGCCCCGCTATATTATTGAAGCGATTCATAAGGACAGCTCTTTATTCGAAGCTATGGATAGCGGGCATCCCGCAACATGCCAGCAGCTGTTGTACGAAAGAACCATTACGCAAGGCAAAGTGGGATTTATCCGAACTTACGAGGAGCTTGAAGCTCAACTGTTAAGCGGAAATGCCATTGTATATATAGAAGGGGCAACCACAGCGCTGTATGTCGGAGCAGCGGCGCTTAAGCAGCGAGCCGTGCAAGAGGCAACCTCCCAATCGGTGGTTCGTGGTCCGCGGGAAGGCTTTACGGAGTCTTTGCAGGAAAACACGGCCCTTGTCCGGCGTCGAATTCAAAACCCCAAGCTCCGTAACGAGTACCGAAAGTTTGGAGAACAGACGAATACCGGTGTCTCTGTCATGTATGTAGAAGGGATAGCGGACCAACAGGTGCTTACCGAGCTTCGAAGAAGGCTGGATAAGCTCAAGCTCGATAGCGTGCTAGAAAGCAACTATATCGAAGAAATGATTCAGGATAAGAAATACAGCCCCTTTCCAACCGTCTATAATACGGAACGTCCGGATGTCGTCGCTTCGGCGCTGTTGGAAGGGCGTATTGCGATACTGGTTGAAGGCACGCCGTTTGTTCTTATCGTTCCTGCCGTGTTTGCGCAATTTTTTCAGTCCAGCGAGGATTATTATCAACGGGGAGACTTTGCGAGTCTGGTACGTCTGCTCCGCTACGTGTGCTTTCTGGTTTCTTTGCTGACACCATCTTTTTATATTGCGATTACAACGTTTCATCAAGAGATGATTCCGACCAACCTGCTCGTTAGTCTGATCGGGCAACGCGAAGGAATACCGTTTCCCGCTTTTATCGAAGCGATGATTATGGAAGTTACGTTTGAAATCTTGCGGGAGGCCGGGATCCGCCTGCCGAAATCGATTGGTCAGTCCGTATCCATCGTAGGTACGCTTGTTATCGGACAAGCGGCCGTAGAGGCAGGGCTGGTGTCGGCGGCTATGGTTATCGTAGTCTCCATTACCGCGATTTCGAACTTTGCCTTGCCGGCCTTTAATATCGGCATATCGGTTCGGATGCTCCGTTTTATCATCATGGGAATTTCCGCATCCTTTGGACTGTACGGGATCATTATCGCGATGATTATGATCGCCATGCATCTTTGCAGCCTGCAGTCTTTAGGCGTTCCTTACATGAAATCAATGGCTCCAATGAACTGGAATAGCCAGAAGGATACCTTCCTGAGGCTATCGCGCCGAACCGTAAAAAAGTATTTCAGCAAAGAGTAG
- a CDS encoding Ger(x)C family spore germination protein produces MFKRRWALSLIIISLMLLPGCWSRKELNELAVVMALGVDLHEKGFTVSAQVLNSGSLGKQKENSFGSLPVVTYKATGATIPDALQRMLSSAPRLMYLSHIRVLVLGEGLARKGISDVLDFVARDHQLRDDFYMLVAKGSKADEVLEIMTPFEHVPASSLYSSIMVANKNWAATGKVTIKTFVTELERGGSNPILSGVEVHGNVDTGSSLKNIQATTPKTMLHHAGIAVFQKDKLVGWLDESASKAVNYMLNGVNTTIGNIPCPGDDGSVGFIIYGAKRTYGVKLNEEGRPEFSVKLKIEANVNAVQCTIDLSKAANMEEIGHILEDKFNSNISRHIKKVQQEYGSDIFGFGEELHRKYPKAWKKYRENWDEVFRTSPVSVKTEVQMRRVGSIVQSLERQMEEK; encoded by the coding sequence ATGTTCAAGCGCAGATGGGCTCTCTCCTTAATAATAATAAGCTTGATGTTGCTGCCCGGGTGTTGGAGCCGGAAAGAATTGAATGAATTGGCCGTCGTAATGGCGCTAGGAGTCGACCTTCACGAGAAAGGCTTCACAGTGTCGGCGCAAGTTCTGAATTCGGGGAGTCTCGGCAAGCAAAAAGAAAATTCGTTCGGCAGTCTGCCCGTTGTTACTTACAAAGCAACGGGTGCTACTATACCGGATGCCCTGCAGCGTATGCTTAGCTCGGCGCCGCGATTAATGTACCTTTCCCATATTCGCGTGCTTGTGCTTGGAGAAGGGTTAGCCCGCAAAGGGATAAGCGATGTGCTTGATTTCGTAGCTCGTGACCATCAGCTTAGGGATGACTTCTATATGCTGGTAGCCAAGGGCTCCAAAGCGGATGAGGTGTTGGAAATCATGACGCCATTCGAACATGTCCCGGCAAGTTCCCTTTATTCTTCCATTATGGTTGCCAATAAGAATTGGGCGGCTACAGGCAAAGTAACAATTAAAACATTTGTTACCGAGCTTGAGAGAGGCGGTTCCAACCCTATCCTGTCGGGAGTCGAAGTGCATGGCAACGTCGACACGGGAAGCTCCTTGAAAAACATTCAGGCAACTACGCCCAAAACGATGCTGCATCATGCGGGGATTGCCGTATTCCAAAAAGATAAGCTTGTGGGTTGGCTGGACGAGTCCGCGAGCAAGGCTGTCAATTATATGTTGAATGGCGTTAATACGACCATCGGGAATATTCCATGCCCCGGTGATGACGGATCGGTCGGCTTTATTATTTACGGAGCCAAGAGAACCTACGGTGTAAAGCTTAACGAAGAAGGCAGGCCGGAATTTTCGGTGAAATTGAAAATAGAAGCGAACGTAAACGCCGTACAGTGCACGATCGACCTTAGCAAAGCGGCCAATATGGAAGAAATCGGCCATATTTTGGAGGATAAGTTCAACAGTAATATATCCCGGCACATTAAGAAGGTTCAACAGGAATACGGCTCGGATATATTCGGCTTTGGCGAGGAGCTCCATCGGAAATATCCGAAGGCATGGAAGAAGTACCGCGAGAATTGGGATGAGGTCTTCCGGACCTCCCCGGTGTCTGTGAAGACGGAAGTCCAAATGCGGCGTGTCGGTTCCATCGTTCAATCGCTGGAGCGGCAGATGGAGGAGAAATGA
- a CDS encoding GerAB/ArcD/ProY family transporter: MQDKQAQIDTKQFFIFAFCLTIGTSILVTPAGIAHIAREDAWIASLISLIINAGMVILYIALCRLYPGQTLFEILESVFGKWLGKGITLLYLFYFLVLSGTLLGNLGFFLTSEMMPETPIEAIEMLFLFAAVMSARLGVVVLARVSELLFPWVFFLYLILILSLTPQIQWEHIQPVLEEGMMPALKAGGHNSMFQELVVLMMFYPLINTNKGSWKPYLTGSLAGNLALFLIVLLSILVLGIEQTENSTFPAFELAKDINVGNFFQRVEGILITIWILTFFIKISLLFHSTLSGLRTVFGMKDPSHLILPLAVIFIIIAWNTYINTVYVGEIIQKVWGKASSFYLIIVPVLLLGLGFVRQKWKTAHQSS, translated from the coding sequence ATGCAAGACAAACAAGCACAAATCGATACGAAGCAGTTCTTTATATTTGCCTTTTGCCTGACGATTGGTACATCCATTCTGGTCACGCCTGCCGGGATCGCGCATATAGCCAGGGAAGATGCATGGATTGCTTCGTTGATTAGTCTCATCATTAACGCGGGTATGGTTATTCTCTATATCGCTCTTTGCCGCCTTTATCCCGGCCAAACGCTGTTCGAGATCCTTGAGAGCGTCTTTGGCAAATGGCTGGGGAAGGGAATAACACTGCTCTATTTATTTTATTTTCTTGTATTATCCGGAACCTTGTTAGGGAATCTTGGTTTCTTCCTAACCAGTGAAATGATGCCGGAAACGCCGATAGAGGCTATCGAAATGTTATTCCTGTTTGCAGCGGTTATGAGTGCGCGCTTAGGGGTTGTGGTGCTGGCGAGAGTCAGCGAGCTCCTGTTTCCGTGGGTATTCTTCCTGTATCTTATCCTGATTCTTTCTCTTACTCCCCAGATTCAGTGGGAGCATATCCAGCCTGTGCTGGAGGAAGGCATGATGCCTGCGCTTAAGGCTGGCGGACATAACTCCATGTTTCAAGAGCTTGTTGTCTTAATGATGTTTTATCCGTTGATAAACACGAATAAAGGCAGCTGGAAGCCTTACCTTACCGGATCACTGGCAGGCAACCTTGCTCTATTTCTCATTGTGCTCCTAAGCATCCTGGTGCTTGGAATCGAACAAACGGAGAACAGCACCTTTCCGGCTTTTGAACTGGCCAAAGATATTAACGTAGGCAATTTTTTTCAAAGGGTAGAGGGCATTTTGATTACGATTTGGATTTTAACCTTCTTTATCAAAATTTCGTTGCTGTTCCATTCGACTTTAAGCGGCCTGCGTACCGTATTCGGAATGAAGGATCCCAGTCATCTGATTCTGCCGCTTGCCGTCATTTTCATCATAATCGCTTGGAATACCTATATTAATACCGTTTATGTCGGCGAAATTATTCAGAAGGTATGGGGGAAAGCCTCGTCTTTTTATTTAATTATTGTTCCGGTTCTGCTTTTAGGTCTTGGATTTGTGCGACAAAAATGGAAAACAGCGCACCAATCCTCTTAA
- a CDS encoding ABC transporter substrate-binding protein: protein MKKMTRFTQSAIILMLIALLAACGSNNNGNAESTTPSANASSASSSEEPADDNAVRTLKDAMGHEVKVPAHPKKVLAPFLEDPLTALGLKPAAQWGAAGVPQQYLQDQLNDVPVLNMEGGMKPEEALSYSPDLIIFLAPTYLADGSYEQFAKIAPTYVLSDNEADWRGNLEKLGALLNEEEAVKTALEKFDKKVEDAKAQLGAIPAEKTAVLLQADGEKGFKLFGPNFYGGETLYKTLGFKQPAFVTGDYDTFSIEKLADLKDVDYIFVISGPGRGKPPADNSLWKSLQAVQNNQVFDADSGHWFNANIIANGLIIDDVLKVIHD from the coding sequence ATGAAAAAAATGACGCGCTTTACACAATCGGCAATTATTCTAATGTTAATTGCCCTCTTGGCCGCATGCGGCAGCAACAATAACGGAAATGCGGAGTCAACCACGCCTTCGGCCAATGCTTCATCGGCGAGTTCGTCCGAAGAGCCTGCTGACGATAACGCAGTACGTACTTTGAAGGATGCAATGGGGCATGAAGTGAAAGTGCCTGCCCATCCGAAAAAGGTGCTTGCGCCGTTTCTGGAAGACCCGCTTACCGCACTAGGCTTAAAGCCAGCGGCACAATGGGGTGCTGCCGGCGTACCGCAGCAATATTTGCAGGATCAGCTTAATGACGTTCCTGTCTTGAATATGGAGGGCGGGATGAAGCCGGAGGAGGCTCTGTCCTACAGCCCTGATCTTATCATCTTCCTGGCGCCGACTTATCTGGCGGACGGAAGCTACGAGCAATTTGCAAAAATTGCTCCAACCTATGTCTTGTCCGACAACGAAGCGGACTGGCGGGGAAATCTAGAGAAGCTAGGCGCGCTGCTCAATGAAGAAGAAGCCGTAAAGACGGCACTTGAGAAGTTTGACAAGAAGGTAGAGGATGCGAAGGCACAGTTAGGCGCTATTCCTGCCGAGAAAACAGCTGTCCTGCTGCAAGCGGACGGAGAGAAGGGCTTTAAGCTGTTTGGACCAAACTTCTATGGGGGCGAGACGCTCTACAAAACGCTTGGATTCAAGCAGCCTGCCTTTGTAACGGGCGATTACGATACGTTCTCGATTGAGAAGCTTGCGGATTTGAAGGACGTTGATTATATCTTCGTCATCTCGGGTCCGGGACGCGGCAAGCCTCCTGCAGACAATTCATTGTGGAAGTCTTTACAGGCGGTCCAGAACAACCAAGTATTCGATGCGGATTCCGGCCATTGGTTTAACGCCAATATTATCGCTAACGGACTCATCATTGACGATGTATTAAAGGTTATCCATGATTAA
- a CDS encoding AraC family transcriptional regulator encodes MINKRTGPGQQSMIAARLCYRLLNIQVLRDDPQAPVSDRSFIKTDSQLLLLSNSSDGRLIIDGRLHLLKPGWMYVCAPGQLIEWTNYVGQPLELLMLEFLSLERTTVSKEPQDPSLASGSEPLFPFLSEPVISPAVVSGQLYDTIRDSWKQGTASAWLRSEAGMLELLSLVLSHQERQTEMALEMARLELERHYTSEIAIDSLARIAGHSRFHFMRLFKERYGKGVAEYRTELRLREAKRLMSEENLTLAEIVERIGYKNESYFSSLFKKHTGFAPVVYQRNRQQRIAAYSWINFGQLLALQMIPIAAPLDQYWTDRYRNRYDFEVITPLSHHYEFNLNALRQADPDRIVAIEEFIPPEEQDKLRALAPVLFLSWKDNWRSHLTKLARFLNREEDAEAWLRRYDRDVIAVKNKIAPQLGRKTVLVLAVGNSQLSVWGYLAGTVLYDDLELGMPEAVRDIEWLKQVTSSELSGFQADRILVHIERTKAAEERWALLSRSQDWHSLPAVQAGAIHIVFGYGCFEGPWNEYAAEPIGRLLNDIPGLFGLAEG; translated from the coding sequence ATGATTAATAAAAGAACCGGTCCTGGCCAGCAATCAATGATTGCGGCCAGGCTTTGTTATCGGCTGTTGAATATACAGGTGCTTCGGGATGATCCGCAAGCGCCTGTTTCCGATCGTTCCTTTATCAAGACGGATTCCCAATTGCTACTCCTGTCAAATTCAAGTGACGGACGACTAATTATAGACGGGCGGCTGCACCTTCTGAAGCCGGGCTGGATGTATGTCTGTGCGCCTGGACAATTAATCGAATGGACCAATTATGTCGGTCAGCCGCTGGAGCTGTTAATGCTTGAATTCCTTTCTCTTGAACGGACGACAGTATCCAAGGAACCTCAAGACCCCTCCCTGGCATCCGGCTCAGAGCCGCTTTTCCCGTTCCTGAGCGAGCCTGTAATATCTCCCGCCGTAGTGTCCGGTCAGCTATACGATACGATCCGGGATAGCTGGAAACAGGGTACGGCATCGGCTTGGCTTCGTTCTGAAGCGGGGATGCTCGAGCTGCTTAGTCTTGTGTTATCCCATCAGGAGCGGCAGACGGAAATGGCGCTAGAGATGGCGCGGCTAGAGCTTGAACGGCACTATACGAGCGAAATTGCCATTGACTCGCTGGCGCGTATTGCTGGACATAGCCGCTTTCACTTCATGAGGTTGTTCAAGGAGCGTTATGGCAAAGGGGTAGCCGAGTATAGAACGGAGCTTAGGCTTCGGGAAGCTAAGCGTCTCATGAGCGAAGAGAATTTGACGCTTGCCGAAATCGTTGAGCGGATTGGCTACAAGAACGAAAGCTATTTCAGCAGCTTGTTCAAGAAGCACACGGGTTTCGCACCGGTTGTTTACCAGCGGAACCGGCAGCAGAGGATCGCCGCGTATAGCTGGATTAACTTCGGGCAGCTGTTAGCGCTGCAGATGATTCCGATTGCAGCGCCGCTCGATCAATATTGGACCGACCGCTATCGGAATAGATACGATTTTGAAGTGATAACACCGCTTAGCCATCACTATGAATTTAATCTTAATGCCCTTCGTCAAGCTGATCCCGACCGAATTGTGGCGATTGAAGAATTTATCCCTCCGGAAGAACAAGATAAGCTAAGAGCGCTGGCACCTGTCTTATTTCTTAGCTGGAAGGATAATTGGCGCTCTCATCTGACGAAATTGGCCCGGTTCTTGAACCGTGAAGAGGATGCCGAGGCATGGCTGAGAAGGTACGATCGGGATGTTATCGCCGTCAAAAATAAAATAGCTCCGCAACTAGGCCGGAAAACGGTTCTTGTGCTTGCAGTCGGAAACAGCCAATTATCGGTATGGGGTTATTTAGCGGGCACTGTTCTCTACGATGATCTGGAGCTGGGTATGCCAGAGGCTGTACGGGATATTGAATGGCTCAAGCAGGTAACGTCTTCCGAGTTATCAGGCTTCCAGGCTGACCGGATTCTTGTTCATATTGAACGGACCAAGGCTGCGGAGGAGCGATGGGCGTTGCTTTCCCGAAGCCAGGACTGGCATTCGCTGCCGGCAGTACAGGCCGGAGCTATTCATATCGTGTTCGGATACGGATGCTTTGAGGGACCATGGAATGAGTATGCGGCCGAACCTATAGGACGATTGCTGAATGATATACCTGGGCTGTTTGGTCTTGCGGAGGGTTAG
- a CDS encoding DUF4062 domain-containing protein has product MPNLTKLFISSVAQDALTPLRNRTFEEFTLLGHQPEMYERTFGPWPMDVSGVEHCLNKVRESDIFCLFLYNKGGSMTDTGYTVTHREFLTALNAGKTLFLYAEPTVTKKYFMSVRRAMYNFIERYKQSHRREPSNRELMDHLELTAEAQPSEIPSKYEIDLYIWVMLYDIIDRHGNYLLDMPIGVGIDWKPVLSDILREGASYFPKKAEYMESIDTLAALVEFSEFVQKVVKDHLIIRELSQLRLLLARLQGTIKGAEIKQLRIHDLTLGKLRNCAAICLFRHNNDVLSCIEAAGDTAGGYSFHVSDPNSYVSFTYNTRDEGEPVLFYTEAKRTFYLLYKLGEYVISYHFPEETKWNQNMYVDYTDDIKNGILMASSNVMIFDFIHSALRGLQK; this is encoded by the coding sequence ATGCCAAATCTTACAAAGCTATTTATCAGCTCCGTTGCTCAGGATGCATTGACGCCGCTAAGAAACCGGACATTCGAGGAATTTACCTTGCTGGGCCATCAGCCGGAGATGTATGAGCGAACATTCGGGCCTTGGCCGATGGATGTAAGCGGGGTAGAGCACTGTTTGAACAAGGTCAGGGAATCCGATATTTTTTGCCTGTTTCTCTATAATAAAGGCGGCAGCATGACCGACACGGGCTACACGGTCACACATCGGGAATTCTTGACGGCTCTTAACGCAGGAAAAACATTGTTTCTCTATGCGGAGCCTACCGTAACGAAGAAATATTTTATGTCCGTTCGCCGGGCTATGTATAACTTTATTGAGCGATACAAGCAAAGTCATCGCAGAGAGCCGTCCAATCGCGAGCTAATGGATCATCTCGAGCTGACCGCGGAAGCTCAGCCCTCCGAAATTCCGAGCAAATACGAAATCGATCTGTATATTTGGGTCATGCTCTATGACATTATCGACAGACATGGCAACTATCTGCTAGATATGCCGATTGGGGTAGGTATCGATTGGAAGCCTGTACTTAGCGATATTCTAAGAGAAGGGGCTTCTTACTTTCCAAAAAAAGCGGAATACATGGAAAGTATAGATACCCTTGCGGCGTTAGTGGAGTTCTCCGAATTTGTTCAGAAGGTTGTTAAGGACCATCTGATAATCCGGGAGCTGTCACAGCTAAGGCTGTTATTGGCACGTCTTCAAGGCACTATCAAAGGGGCGGAGATCAAGCAGCTCCGTATCCATGACCTTACGCTTGGCAAGCTTCGAAACTGTGCGGCGATCTGTCTGTTTCGGCACAACAATGACGTATTGTCCTGCATTGAGGCGGCAGGGGATACGGCCGGCGGCTATTCGTTTCATGTGAGCGACCCTAACTCTTACGTATCTTTTACATACAACACAAGAGACGAAGGAGAGCCGGTATTGTTCTATACGGAGGCCAAACGTACGTTTTACCTGTTGTATAAGCTGGGAGAGTACGTGATCTCTTATCATTTTCCCGAAGAAACAAAATGGAACCAAAATATGTACGTGGACTACACGGATGATATAAAAAATGGTATACTGATGGCATCTTCCAACGTTATGATTTTTGATTTCATCCATTCCGCATTAAGGGGGTTGCAGAAATGA
- a CDS encoding PAS domain S-box protein yields the protein MEEVNFNQQNMFAHVFNYAPIGIALISLDRRWIDVNPAACQILGHKRSELMTLDPAELIFSSRRENLSRKFKQLLEGKIPTLNLEKRYLLKDGAIVWVSLHISLVRDGSDGQPWYYIAQIVDITATKMSEQKLQESVERYTSLKKYNHDTIISFDLQGKIIGGNVMAEKLTGRLVSELIGTSIASVIGEDKLARILADNEPYTEIESSINDVLHVDGSYVEVLVTIAPIIVNNRSIGFYLLIKDITEQKKLLIEKETAVRTNEVKSEFMAMMSHEIRTPMNGVIGMTDLLLDTPLDEEQKEYVTIIRKSGETLLGIINDILDFSKVESGNAELTEEPFNLNTAIAETFDTLMPKAMEKNLEFKVCISPGIPQNIIGDSLKIRQIMLNLIGNAIKFTPRGSIGVSIDKAEAEGANVRLHFAVKDTGIGVPEDKVPYLFEPFYQADHFMVRQEGGTGLGLAITRKLVQLMDGQIYCEPNPGGGTIFRFHILIQAELLTSIPVHESITEKAPQPEEELSILIAEDNEVNRLVLIRMLEKLGYRPKAVSNGAEVVEEVRRKKYDIVFMDIQMPVMNGMEASKILRKTIEPGNLPYIVAVTANALVGDRERYMSAGMNEYISKPLHSSAVLTVIQKCLEGKRRKITS from the coding sequence GTGGAAGAAGTGAATTTTAATCAACAGAACATGTTCGCGCATGTTTTTAACTATGCTCCGATTGGAATCGCATTGATCTCACTCGACCGAAGGTGGATTGACGTTAATCCGGCTGCATGCCAGATCCTCGGACATAAAAGGTCGGAGCTGATGACGCTTGATCCGGCCGAGCTGATTTTCTCATCCAGACGCGAGAACCTGAGCAGAAAGTTCAAGCAGCTGTTGGAAGGAAAAATCCCGACCTTAAATCTGGAAAAAAGATATCTGCTGAAAGACGGCGCTATCGTATGGGTGTCCCTGCACATCTCCTTAGTTAGAGACGGTTCGGACGGGCAGCCTTGGTATTATATCGCCCAAATCGTTGATATTACCGCAACCAAGATGAGCGAGCAGAAGCTGCAGGAATCGGTAGAGCGATATACGTCACTTAAGAAATACAATCACGATACGATCATATCCTTCGACCTGCAGGGCAAGATTATCGGCGGAAACGTGATGGCGGAGAAGTTGACCGGGCGGCTGGTATCGGAATTAATCGGGACAAGCATTGCCAGCGTTATTGGGGAAGACAAGCTGGCGCGCATACTGGCCGATAATGAACCGTATACCGAAATTGAAAGCTCCATTAACGATGTCCTGCATGTAGACGGTTCTTATGTAGAAGTTCTGGTTACGATCGCGCCTATTATCGTAAATAATCGAAGCATCGGCTTCTATTTGCTGATCAAAGACATTACGGAACAGAAAAAGCTGCTGATCGAAAAAGAAACGGCCGTGCGTACAAATGAGGTGAAGAGCGAATTTATGGCAATGATGAGCCACGAAATCCGCACTCCGATGAACGGGGTAATCGGTATGACCGATTTGCTTCTTGATACGCCGCTGGATGAAGAGCAGAAGGAATACGTAACAATTATACGTAAGAGCGGGGAAACGCTGCTTGGCATTATTAACGATATTCTCGATTTCTCTAAAGTGGAATCCGGCAATGCGGAATTGACGGAGGAGCCTTTTAATCTAAATACGGCAATTGCGGAAACCTTTGATACCTTAATGCCCAAGGCAATGGAGAAAAATCTGGAGTTCAAGGTATGCATCAGTCCGGGAATTCCGCAAAATATTATTGGCGATTCACTCAAGATCCGTCAGATTATGCTGAACTTGATCGGCAATGCCATCAAATTTACGCCAAGAGGTTCTATCGGCGTCTCCATAGACAAAGCCGAGGCCGAAGGCGCGAATGTCAGACTTCATTTTGCCGTAAAGGATACGGGGATAGGAGTTCCGGAGGACAAAGTGCCTTATTTGTTTGAGCCGTTCTATCAAGCGGATCATTTTATGGTGAGGCAGGAGGGCGGAACCGGTCTAGGACTTGCCATTACGCGTAAGCTGGTTCAATTAATGGACGGCCAGATTTACTGCGAGCCCAATCCTGGCGGAGGAACGATATTCCGGTTCCATATTTTGATCCAAGCCGAGCTGCTGACGTCAATTCCAGTACATGAATCCATTACGGAAAAAGCGCCGCAGCCGGAGGAGGAACTCTCCATTCTGATCGCGGAAGATAACGAGGTTAACCGTCTGGTGTTGATCCGTATGCTGGAAAAGCTTGGCTATCGTCCAAAAGCGGTATCCAACGGTGCCGAAGTTGTGGAAGAGGTTCGCAGGAAGAAATACGATATTGTATTTATGGATATACAGATGCCGGTTATGAATGGAATGGAAGCATCGAAAATTCTACGCAAGACCATTGAACCGGGTAATCTGCCTTACATCGTTGCCGTCACGGCAAACGCGCTGGTTGGCGACCGGGAGCGGTATATGAGTGCGGGTATGAACGAATATATCAGCAAGCCCCTGCACAGCTCGGCTGTTCTTACCGTGATTCAGAAATGCTTAGAAGGTAAGCGAAGGAAAATAACGAGTTAA